Proteins encoded by one window of Porphyrobacter sp. YT40:
- a CDS encoding penicillin acylase family protein — protein sequence MIRIAALATGAAVLALTPTSEALAGKRYEATITRTTYGIPHIEARDWRGVGYGVAYAYAEDNLCLLAEEFATVAGERSKHFGPEAKAVLGFEEIDNLSSDIFFRAVVDLPALREGAKALPTRVQGLMDGYVAGYNRFLKDAGADGIPAECRGKAWVRPITTDDMLRLNEKQMLLASSLNLAAAIANAAPPGSPAPKVAITMPDPKELGIGSNGWAFGAETTADGRGLVIGNPHFPWKGPARFWQMRVKGPEGYEVMGVGLAGTPLPTLGFNKDVAWTHTVTEARHFTLYQLTLDPADPTRYMVDGASEAMTTQTVSVPMPEGQPAVTRTLYTTRFGPVFVVPTRGITWSAQSAFTLKDANRGNQRGIEAWLRIGEAKNVGEVQAAVSETLGIPWVNTIAADRYGDALHADVTAVPNVSAETIKDCSPPIAGLFAEFAVLLDGARSACDWEIAEGTPAPGLMPASDQAATVTRSWLTNSNDSYWLSNPAMPYRALSPILGRHATARSLRTRSNFVETAALLAGGTVDHARAQDFAFANKSLAAEMAVEPIVKLCADRAILPQTVGIGCSVLDGWDRRFDNASRGAALFRAFWPKAARLSGLWTVPFDAADPVNTPRGLATEGDKADKLLAALGEAVEELEKAGIAVDAPWGDVQRVMAGNEAIPIHGGPGGLGILNVQEAAAAPWGLTPRHGTSYIQIVGFDENGPVADAILSYGQSTNPASPHAIDQIRAYAAKKWHRLPWHAEAIEAQALGKPKRIAE from the coding sequence ATGATACGGATCGCGGCTCTGGCGACCGGTGCGGCCGTTCTGGCGCTGACACCGACCAGCGAGGCTCTGGCGGGCAAGCGCTACGAAGCCACGATCACCCGCACCACTTACGGCATCCCCCATATCGAAGCGCGCGACTGGCGCGGGGTCGGCTACGGCGTCGCCTATGCCTATGCCGAGGACAACCTGTGCCTGCTGGCCGAGGAATTCGCCACCGTGGCGGGCGAGCGGTCCAAGCACTTCGGACCGGAAGCCAAGGCGGTGCTCGGCTTCGAGGAGATCGACAACCTCTCCTCCGACATCTTCTTTCGCGCGGTCGTCGATCTGCCAGCCTTGCGCGAGGGCGCCAAGGCGTTGCCCACACGGGTGCAGGGGCTGATGGATGGCTATGTCGCGGGCTATAACCGCTTCCTGAAAGACGCCGGCGCGGACGGCATCCCGGCCGAATGTCGCGGCAAGGCGTGGGTGCGCCCGATCACCACCGACGACATGCTGCGGCTCAACGAAAAGCAGATGCTGCTCGCCAGTTCGCTGAACCTTGCCGCCGCCATCGCCAATGCCGCCCCGCCGGGCAGCCCCGCGCCCAAGGTGGCGATCACCATGCCGGATCCGAAAGAGCTCGGCATCGGCAGCAATGGCTGGGCCTTCGGGGCCGAGACCACCGCCGACGGGCGCGGGCTGGTGATCGGCAATCCGCACTTCCCGTGGAAAGGCCCCGCCCGCTTCTGGCAGATGCGTGTGAAGGGGCCGGAGGGCTACGAGGTGATGGGCGTCGGCCTGGCGGGCACGCCGCTGCCGACACTGGGCTTCAACAAGGATGTCGCCTGGACCCACACCGTTACCGAGGCGCGGCACTTCACGCTCTACCAGCTGACGCTCGATCCCGCCGACCCGACCCGCTACATGGTCGACGGTGCCAGTGAGGCGATGACCACGCAGACCGTCTCCGTGCCGATGCCCGAAGGCCAGCCCGCCGTCACTCGCACGCTCTACACCACCCGTTTCGGCCCGGTCTTCGTGGTGCCGACACGCGGGATCACCTGGAGCGCGCAGAGCGCCTTCACGCTCAAGGACGCCAATCGCGGCAACCAGCGCGGGATCGAAGCGTGGCTGCGCATCGGCGAGGCGAAGAACGTCGGCGAGGTGCAGGCCGCAGTCAGCGAGACGCTCGGCATTCCGTGGGTCAACACCATCGCCGCCGACCGCTACGGCGATGCGCTTCACGCCGATGTGACGGCAGTGCCCAATGTCTCGGCGGAGACGATCAAAGATTGTTCGCCGCCGATTGCCGGGCTGTTCGCCGAATTCGCGGTGCTGCTCGATGGCGCGCGGTCGGCCTGCGACTGGGAGATCGCCGAGGGCACGCCTGCCCCCGGGTTGATGCCCGCAAGCGATCAGGCGGCGACCGTCACCCGCAGCTGGCTGACCAATTCGAACGACAGCTATTGGCTCAGCAATCCGGCGATGCCCTATCGCGCTCTGTCGCCGATCCTCGGACGCCATGCCACCGCGCGGTCGCTGCGCACCCGCTCGAACTTCGTGGAGACCGCTGCGCTGCTGGCGGGCGGCACAGTCGATCACGCCCGCGCGCAGGATTTCGCCTTCGCCAACAAGAGTCTCGCTGCCGAGATGGCGGTGGAGCCGATCGTGAAGCTGTGCGCCGACCGGGCGATCCTGCCACAGACGGTCGGGATCGGTTGTTCGGTGCTGGACGGATGGGACCGCCGCTTCGACAACGCCAGCCGCGGCGCGGCGCTGTTTCGCGCCTTCTGGCCCAAGGCCGCGCGCCTGTCGGGCCTCTGGACGGTGCCTTTCGACGCCGCCGACCCGGTGAACACGCCGCGCGGTCTGGCGACCGAAGGCGACAAGGCCGACAAACTGCTCGCCGCGCTGGGTGAAGCGGTCGAGGAACTGGAAAAGGCCGGCATCGCGGTCGATGCGCCGTGGGGCGACGTGCAGCGGGTGATGGCGGGCAATGAAGCGATCCCGATCCACGGCGGGCCGGGCGGGCTCGGCATCCTCAACGTGCAGGAAGCCGCCGCCGCGCCCTGGGGCCTGACCCCGCGCCACGGGACGAGCTATATCCAGATCGTCGGCTTCGACGAGAACGGGCCGGTTGCCGACGCGATCCTGAGCTATGGCCAGTCCACCAACCCCGCCTCCCCTCACGCTATCGACCAGATCCGCGCCTATGCCGCAAAGAAATGGCACCGCCTGCCGTGGCACGCCGAGGCGATCGAGGCGCAGGCGCTGGGCAAGCCCAAGCGGATCGCGGAATAG
- a CDS encoding haloacid dehalogenase type II — protein sequence MAPLPKALAFDVFGTVVDWRTSVARESAGFLEAIGLGARDPAAFADAWRAQYIAAMIGMKASGRDFVVLDVLHREMLEATLRDWGADPADLDPELLAEWNRVWHRLDPWPDTVVGLTRLKTRFPIVTLSNGNVALLLAMARRAGLPWDAILGAEVSGFYKPDKRAYLRTAEMLGIAPAELCLVAAHHGDLAAARAAGLSCAYVDRPQEYGGAPAPDAHHEQAWEWSATSLTDLADRLGC from the coding sequence GTGGCTCCGCTTCCCAAGGCGCTCGCCTTCGACGTGTTCGGCACGGTGGTCGACTGGCGCACCAGCGTCGCGCGCGAATCCGCCGGGTTTCTCGAAGCCATCGGCCTCGGCGCACGCGATCCGGCTGCCTTTGCCGACGCATGGCGCGCGCAATATATCGCCGCGATGATCGGCATGAAGGCCTCGGGCCGCGATTTCGTGGTGCTCGACGTGCTCCACCGCGAAATGCTGGAGGCGACCTTGCGCGATTGGGGTGCCGATCCGGCAGACCTCGACCCGGAGCTGCTCGCCGAATGGAACCGCGTGTGGCACCGGCTCGATCCCTGGCCCGACACCGTCGTCGGGCTGACCCGGCTGAAGACGCGCTTTCCCATCGTCACGCTCTCCAACGGCAATGTCGCGCTGCTGCTCGCGATGGCGCGGCGCGCTGGCCTGCCGTGGGATGCGATCCTCGGCGCGGAGGTGAGCGGGTTCTACAAGCCCGACAAGCGCGCCTATCTCCGCACCGCCGAGATGCTGGGCATTGCTCCTGCCGAGCTGTGCCTCGTCGCCGCGCATCACGGTGATCTCGCCGCCGCGCGCGCCGCCGGGCTGTCATGCGCCTATGTCGACCGCCCGCAGGAATATGGCGGCGCGCCCGCGCCCGATGCGCATCACGAACAGGCGTGGGAGTGGTCGGCGACCAGCCTCACCGACCTCGCCGACCGGCTCGGATGCTGA
- a CDS encoding M14 metallopeptidase family protein: MAKVFKGRWLAMLAAGIGLGQPAAAQSFIEGQFDPAIPTLTATVGHAPGTRITSPDQTYAYLKALAEAAPDRAQLVQYATSWEGRPLYYLVLSAPANMARIDAIKADMANIAAGRAGNGAALPVTWLTYGVHGNEISSTDAALMTAYHLLAAEGDARVAKIMANTIVVIDPMQNPDGRARFVNNFLASTGIEPAGDRQAAEHDEPWPSGRVNHYMFDLNRDWFTLSQPETRGKVAAIRQWNPVVVVDLHEMSGDETYFFSPAAQPFNPNLTPAQVRAYELIGRYNAAAFDARGEPYFTREVYDLFYPGYGDTWNAHQGAIGSTYEQGSARGLVWERRDGTELTYADGVENHFTASLATAAAVADNAQKFLSDFAAYRSGNASGAAGRGTYVIDLATRRWNAERLGRRLAEQGITVLRREGSASLCGRNYPAGYLAVPQAQPAARLIRSLLDRDTPLPPDFLAEQERRRSVDLPHELYDVTAWSVGPMAGVDVQLCNAPASGDPLSAAAPITAKTEGSGSFAIAVPWTDSGQARLVTLALREGIDARVTDRAFSTGGRELPRGTVVFPAGSNTPEKMARLAELAREVGAHTVAMESGWVDSGPNLGSEHFARLTLPRVAVAWDDGVSQLSAGALRYVLEQRIGLPVTPIRTSRLARADMSDYDVLLVPEGDPSGVLGEGGQRAIRSFVQRGGVLVAIGDSLEAFSGGDSPLLAVKREAALGREPDAAGDDAKGGLAEAVAITSDAEYREAIKDQAALPDTLPGALLNVVGEPDHFLSAGYDKGAVVLATGTQIFTPLGRDEGVNVMRFAAPGNLIASGYVWDENRKQLAYKPYLMAQRQGRGLVIGFAHDPSTRAYLEGLDLLIANAVLVAPSRVR; the protein is encoded by the coding sequence ATGGCGAAGGTGTTCAAAGGGCGGTGGCTGGCGATGCTGGCGGCCGGTATCGGGCTGGGGCAACCGGCGGCTGCGCAGTCCTTTATCGAAGGGCAATTCGATCCCGCGATCCCGACGCTCACCGCCACGGTCGGCCATGCGCCGGGCACGCGGATCACCTCGCCCGATCAGACCTATGCCTATCTGAAGGCGCTCGCCGAGGCCGCGCCCGACCGTGCGCAGCTGGTGCAATATGCGACAAGCTGGGAGGGCCGACCGCTCTATTACCTCGTGCTCTCCGCGCCCGCCAACATGGCCCGGATCGACGCGATCAAGGCCGACATGGCGAACATCGCCGCAGGCCGCGCGGGCAATGGCGCGGCGCTGCCGGTGACCTGGTTGACCTACGGCGTTCACGGCAACGAGATTTCCTCGACCGACGCTGCGCTGATGACCGCCTATCACCTCCTCGCCGCCGAGGGCGATGCGCGCGTGGCGAAGATCATGGCGAACACAATCGTCGTCATCGATCCGATGCAGAACCCCGACGGACGCGCGCGCTTCGTCAACAATTTCCTCGCCTCCACGGGGATCGAACCGGCGGGCGACCGGCAGGCTGCCGAGCATGACGAACCGTGGCCGAGCGGCCGGGTCAACCACTACATGTTCGATCTCAACCGCGACTGGTTCACGCTCTCCCAGCCCGAAACCCGCGGCAAGGTCGCCGCGATCCGGCAGTGGAACCCGGTGGTGGTCGTCGACCTCCACGAGATGAGCGGGGACGAGACCTATTTCTTCAGCCCCGCCGCCCAGCCCTTCAATCCCAACCTCACCCCCGCGCAGGTCCGCGCCTACGAGCTGATCGGCCGCTACAACGCCGCCGCCTTCGACGCGCGCGGCGAGCCCTATTTCACGCGCGAGGTCTATGACCTGTTCTACCCCGGCTACGGCGACACCTGGAACGCGCATCAGGGCGCGATCGGATCGACCTACGAACAGGGATCGGCGCGCGGGCTGGTGTGGGAAAGGCGCGACGGGACCGAGCTGACCTATGCCGACGGGGTGGAAAACCACTTCACCGCCAGCCTTGCGACCGCTGCTGCGGTGGCCGACAATGCCCAGAAATTCCTCTCCGATTTCGCCGCCTATCGCAGCGGCAACGCCAGCGGCGCGGCGGGGCGCGGCACCTATGTGATCGACCTTGCCACACGGCGCTGGAACGCCGAGCGACTGGGCCGCCGCTTGGCCGAACAGGGCATCACCGTGCTGCGGCGCGAAGGCAGCGCGAGCCTGTGCGGGCGCAACTATCCGGCGGGCTATCTCGCCGTGCCGCAGGCCCAGCCCGCCGCGCGGCTGATCCGCAGCCTGCTCGACCGTGACACCCCGCTGCCGCCCGATTTCCTCGCCGAGCAGGAGCGTCGCCGCTCGGTCGACCTGCCGCACGAACTTTACGATGTGACCGCCTGGTCGGTCGGGCCGATGGCAGGGGTCGACGTGCAGCTATGCAACGCGCCTGCCAGTGGCGATCCGTTGAGTGCCGCCGCTCCAATTACCGCCAAGACCGAAGGCAGCGGCAGCTTCGCCATTGCCGTGCCGTGGACCGACAGCGGACAGGCGCGGCTTGTCACCCTCGCCCTGCGCGAAGGGATCGACGCGCGCGTCACCGACCGCGCTTTCTCGACCGGCGGGCGCGAATTGCCGCGCGGCACGGTGGTCTTCCCCGCGGGCAGCAACACGCCCGAGAAGATGGCGCGTCTCGCCGAACTGGCCCGCGAGGTGGGCGCGCATACGGTGGCGATGGAGAGTGGGTGGGTCGACAGCGGCCCGAACCTCGGCAGCGAGCATTTCGCGCGCCTCACCCTGCCGCGCGTCGCGGTGGCGTGGGACGACGGGGTCTCGCAACTCTCCGCAGGGGCGCTGCGCTACGTCCTCGAACAGCGCATCGGCTTGCCCGTCACTCCGATCCGCACCAGCCGCCTCGCCCGCGCCGACATGAGCGATTACGACGTGCTGCTGGTGCCCGAGGGCGATCCGTCGGGCGTGCTCGGCGAAGGCGGCCAGCGCGCCATCCGCAGCTTCGTGCAGCGCGGGGGAGTGCTGGTGGCAATCGGCGACAGTCTCGAGGCCTTCAGCGGCGGCGACAGCCCGCTGCTGGCGGTGAAGCGCGAGGCCGCGCTGGGGCGCGAGCCCGATGCCGCCGGAGACGATGCCAAGGGCGGTCTTGCCGAGGCGGTCGCGATCACCAGCGACGCCGAATATCGCGAGGCGATCAAGGATCAGGCCGCGCTGCCCGATACCCTTCCGGGCGCGCTGCTCAACGTGGTGGGCGAGCCCGATCACTTCCTCTCGGCAGGTTACGACAAGGGCGCGGTGGTGCTGGCGACGGGGACGCAGATCTTCACGCCGCTGGGCCGGGACGAGGGCGTCAACGTGATGCGCTTTGCCGCCCCGGGCAATCTCATCGCCAGCGGCTATGTGTGGGACGAGAACCGCAAGCAGCTCGCCTACAAGCCCTATCTGATGGCGCAGCGACAGGGGCGCGGGCTGGTGATCGGCTTTGCGCATGACCCCTCGACCCGCGCCTATCTCGAAGGGCTCGACCTGTTGATCGCCAACGCGGTTCTGGTCGCGCCCTCGCGGGTGCGGTGA
- a CDS encoding Fe2+-dependent dioxygenase gives MILVINAIPDASHLAALAERIALLEWRDGRETAGSVAREVKRNEQAALEGTAGRALQEELTRIVDDNTVVRAAAQPRRFSPLIVSRTGVDGKYGAHVDNALMGQGARRLRTDLSFTLFLTPPGEYDGGELVVHTAGMTQEVKGEAGYLVLYPSGSIHEVKPVTRGTRIVCVGWIESLVADPAQREMLFDLENLRTALRGQLPSQSAELLTLDKTIANLLRMWAHP, from the coding sequence ATGATCCTCGTCATCAACGCCATTCCCGATGCAAGTCACCTCGCCGCGCTGGCCGAGCGCATCGCGCTGCTCGAATGGCGCGATGGGCGCGAGACCGCGGGCTCGGTCGCGCGCGAGGTCAAGCGCAACGAGCAGGCGGCGCTTGAGGGCACCGCGGGCCGCGCCTTGCAGGAAGAGCTTACCCGGATCGTCGACGACAATACCGTGGTCCGCGCCGCCGCGCAGCCGCGCCGCTTCTCGCCGCTGATCGTCAGCCGCACCGGGGTGGACGGGAAGTATGGCGCGCATGTCGACAACGCACTGATGGGGCAGGGCGCGCGGCGGCTGCGCACCGACCTGTCCTTCACCCTCTTCCTCACCCCGCCCGGCGAATATGACGGGGGAGAGCTGGTCGTCCACACCGCCGGGATGACGCAGGAGGTCAAGGGCGAGGCGGGCTATCTGGTGCTTTACCCCTCGGGCAGCATCCATGAGGTCAAGCCCGTGACGCGCGGCACGCGGATCGTGTGCGTCGGCTGGATCGAGAGCCTCGTCGCCGATCCCGCTCAGCGCGAGATGCTGTTCGATCTGGAAAACCTGCGCACCGCGCTGCGCGGTCAGCTGCCCAGCCAGTCGGCGGAACTGCTGACGCTCGACAAGACCATCGCCAATCTATTGCGGATGTGGGCGCACCCCTGA
- a CDS encoding DUF6607 family protein, protein MTRLTKTLLSTGFAALALAATPAPALADGPIVQTAEEAKAAFEQDRQTILAMAGDFKVTFDMQESTPWMEGYTPLERKISGGYESVRVIEDTGTRIVLQHLLVTGDQANPYVVKHWRQDWQYQPDVILAYKGGDTWELTPVPEKMRAGRWSQTVYQVDDSPRYAGWGEWETTQGIRRWRSNWTARPLARRDAIRNPVYDHYMGINRHQLTPTGWIHWQDNTKMITPAEGGDPKPVVQEYVLNTYERFDGYNVAAAEAYWDKTSAYWDAVRAKWDAVAEAHGGIRIAQEPGAGTTIAHDLLTLADAIKDGKQTAAAASARAIALIEEGTSGKGG, encoded by the coding sequence ATGACCCGACTGACAAAGACCCTGCTCTCCACCGGATTCGCCGCGCTCGCGCTGGCCGCCACGCCTGCCCCGGCGCTCGCGGACGGTCCGATCGTCCAGACCGCCGAGGAGGCCAAGGCCGCCTTCGAGCAGGACCGCCAGACCATCCTTGCGATGGCGGGCGATTTCAAGGTGACCTTCGACATGCAGGAATCGACCCCCTGGATGGAAGGCTACACCCCGCTCGAACGCAAGATTTCGGGCGGATACGAAAGCGTTCGCGTGATCGAGGACACCGGGACGCGCATCGTGCTCCAGCACCTGCTCGTCACCGGGGACCAGGCCAACCCCTATGTCGTCAAGCACTGGCGGCAGGACTGGCAGTATCAGCCCGACGTGATCCTTGCCTACAAGGGTGGAGACACCTGGGAACTGACCCCGGTGCCCGAAAAGATGCGCGCCGGGCGCTGGTCGCAGACCGTCTATCAAGTCGACGACAGCCCCCGCTATGCCGGGTGGGGCGAGTGGGAGACGACGCAGGGCATCCGCCGCTGGCGTTCCAACTGGACCGCGCGCCCGCTCGCCCGGCGCGATGCGATCCGGAACCCCGTCTACGACCACTACATGGGCATCAACCGCCACCAGCTGACGCCGACCGGGTGGATCCATTGGCAGGACAACACCAAGATGATCACGCCTGCCGAGGGTGGCGACCCCAAGCCGGTGGTGCAGGAATATGTGCTCAACACCTATGAGCGGTTCGATGGCTACAATGTCGCCGCGGCCGAGGCCTATTGGGACAAGACCAGCGCTTATTGGGACGCGGTGCGCGCCAAGTGGGACGCGGTGGCCGAGGCCCATGGCGGCATCCGCATCGCGCAGGAGCCGGGCGCGGGGACGACCATCGCGCATGATCTCCTGACCCTTGCCGATGCGATCAAGGACGGCAAACAGACCGCCGCCGCCGCCAGCGCCAGGGCGATTGCGCTGATCGAGGAAGGCACGTCCGGCAAGGGCGGCTGA
- a CDS encoding TonB-dependent hemoglobin/transferrin/lactoferrin family receptor, with protein sequence MSLISRLSLSAAPLAILAVPAAAENAAAESATAAEAESQQQTGRITVTATRAPVLQEDAPATVTVITDQDIADQLATDIKDLVRFEPGVSVRRAPARFGAAIGATGRARNEDFTVRGIGGNRVLIQVDGIRSPQGFSFGPQAAGRGGFADVSLVKQVEILRGPASALYGSDGLAGAVSFVTSDPVDIIGGADVGGFVTSQYSSDDKEYAQTATLAGQTGNLSAMIAYTRRDFSELENRGTVEGTGPTRTAPNPQDGTSDAVLAKLVWDNGPHRIRLTGEWLDSAVETEVLSGQGPAFTFGPAPVWTVDGLNARDTNQRKRASLDWTYDGTPDDAIEHAFLSAYWQDAKDRQFAFEERTSLTATPAPDRERLNTFENRVYGAAGEVRSGFAFAGMTHRIAIGGDVSWTRQEGLRDGTVPGRGETFPTRAFPATDFTLGGVFIADEISLAGGALTLFPALRFDFYDLNPTADPLLPNFTASGQSGDRLSPKVGATVKLAKDVVLFGNYAQGFLAPTPSQVNNFFEFIAGGYTSIPNPDLRPETSESWEVGARYVGDIVSLQLTGFRGDYDDFIAQQVVSGGFTPQNPAVFQFVNFDRARIEGVEARAEMRLESGLNARLAFAYANGDTIDPAGTRTPLDTVDPFNVVAGLGYRAPSGRFGGELILTHNARKDKGEVERAADGTDLFVRPDASTILDLTAFYAVSDRLKLRAGLFNLTGETYALWSDVRGLSVADAGLLPAFTRPGRNLSLSASYRF encoded by the coding sequence GTGTCTCTGATCTCCCGTCTTTCCCTCTCAGCCGCCCCGCTTGCCATCCTTGCCGTCCCCGCCGCAGCCGAAAACGCCGCCGCCGAATCCGCTACTGCTGCCGAGGCGGAAAGCCAGCAGCAGACCGGGCGCATCACCGTCACTGCGACCCGCGCGCCGGTGCTGCAGGAGGACGCGCCCGCGACGGTCACGGTCATCACCGATCAGGACATCGCCGACCAGCTCGCGACCGACATCAAGGATCTGGTGCGCTTCGAGCCGGGCGTCTCCGTCCGCCGCGCGCCCGCCCGCTTCGGTGCGGCGATCGGGGCGACCGGACGCGCGCGCAACGAGGATTTCACTGTGCGCGGAATCGGTGGCAACCGGGTGCTGATTCAGGTGGACGGCATCCGTTCTCCGCAAGGGTTCAGCTTCGGCCCGCAAGCCGCCGGGCGCGGCGGCTTCGCCGATGTCAGTCTGGTGAAACAGGTCGAGATCCTGCGCGGCCCGGCTTCGGCGCTCTATGGGTCTGATGGGCTGGCCGGCGCGGTCAGCTTCGTCACCTCGGACCCGGTCGACATCATCGGCGGCGCGGACGTGGGCGGCTTCGTCACCTCGCAATATTCGAGCGACGACAAGGAATACGCGCAGACCGCGACCCTCGCCGGGCAGACCGGCAACCTCTCCGCCATGATCGCCTATACCCGCCGCGATTTCAGCGAGCTGGAAAACCGCGGCACAGTCGAGGGCACCGGCCCCACCCGCACCGCGCCCAATCCGCAGGACGGGACGAGCGACGCGGTGCTCGCCAAACTGGTATGGGACAACGGCCCGCACCGCATCCGCCTGACCGGCGAGTGGCTCGACAGCGCGGTGGAAACCGAGGTGCTCAGCGGCCAAGGTCCGGCGTTCACCTTCGGCCCTGCACCTGTGTGGACGGTCGATGGCCTCAACGCCCGCGACACCAACCAGCGCAAGCGCGCCTCGCTCGACTGGACCTATGACGGCACGCCGGACGACGCGATCGAACACGCCTTCCTCTCCGCCTATTGGCAGGATGCCAAGGACCGTCAATTCGCCTTCGAGGAACGCACCAGCCTTACCGCCACGCCCGCGCCCGATCGCGAGCGGCTGAACACCTTCGAAAACCGCGTCTATGGCGCAGCGGGCGAAGTGCGCTCTGGCTTCGCGTTCGCCGGCATGACCCACCGCATCGCCATCGGCGGCGATGTCAGCTGGACGCGGCAGGAGGGCTTGCGCGACGGCACGGTTCCGGGGCGCGGCGAGACCTTTCCCACCCGCGCCTTCCCCGCGACCGACTTCACGCTGGGCGGGGTGTTCATCGCCGACGAGATCAGTCTGGCTGGCGGCGCTCTGACCCTGTTCCCAGCGCTGCGGTTCGACTTCTACGACCTCAACCCGACCGCCGACCCGCTGCTGCCGAACTTCACCGCCTCCGGCCAGAGCGGCGACCGGCTAAGCCCCAAGGTCGGCGCGACGGTGAAGCTGGCGAAGGACGTGGTGCTTTTCGGCAATTACGCGCAAGGGTTCCTCGCGCCCACGCCATCGCAGGTGAACAACTTCTTCGAATTCATCGCGGGCGGCTACACCTCGATCCCCAACCCCGATCTGCGACCCGAGACCAGCGAGAGCTGGGAGGTGGGCGCGCGCTATGTCGGCGACATTGTCTCGCTCCAGCTGACCGGCTTCCGGGGTGACTATGACGACTTCATCGCCCAGCAGGTCGTGAGCGGCGGCTTCACCCCGCAGAACCCTGCGGTGTTCCAGTTCGTCAATTTCGACCGCGCGCGGATCGAAGGGGTCGAGGCGCGGGCGGAGATGAGGCTGGAGAGCGGCCTCAACGCGCGGCTGGCCTTCGCCTATGCCAATGGCGACACGATCGACCCGGCGGGCACGCGCACCCCGCTGGACACGGTCGACCCGTTCAACGTGGTCGCGGGCCTCGGCTACCGCGCGCCTTCGGGCCGGTTCGGGGGTGAGCTGATCCTTACCCACAACGCCCGTAAGGACAAGGGCGAGGTGGAGCGCGCTGCCGACGGCACCGATCTGTTCGTGCGGCCCGATGCTTCCACGATCCTCGATCTCACCGCCTTCTATGCCGTCTCCGACCGGCTGAAACTGCGCGCCGGGCTCTTCAACCTGACGGGCGAGACCTACGCGCTGTGGTCCGACGTGCGCGGCCTGAGCGTCGCTGACGCGGGCCTGCTGCCAGCCTTCACCCGCCCGGGCCGCAATCTCAGCCTTTCGGCCAGCTACCGCTTTTGA
- a CDS encoding TetR/AcrR family transcriptional regulator — protein sequence MGNSPGTATKVAQVAVSDAKTPRTERGRKTLRKLLDAAAEEFGEKGFHEASVSSITRRAGMALGSFYTYFDSKDALFRALVGDMSEKVRTSARSALHEGMGPLEIERAALAAFLHFAAEHKEIYRIIDEAEFVDPASYRAHYETIAQRIADRLRAGAEQGAFREGLGELEAWAMMGMNVFVGLRYVVWGEGDAAGDMSPEEVAAGVNRLLAEGLLRR from the coding sequence ATGGGCAACAGTCCGGGCACCGCGACCAAGGTCGCACAGGTCGCCGTGAGCGATGCCAAGACCCCGCGCACCGAGCGCGGGCGCAAGACCTTGCGCAAGCTGCTCGATGCGGCAGCGGAGGAATTCGGCGAGAAGGGCTTCCACGAAGCCTCGGTCAGCTCGATCACCCGGCGCGCCGGCATGGCGCTGGGCAGCTTCTACACCTATTTCGACAGCAAGGACGCGCTGTTCCGCGCGCTGGTCGGCGACATGAGCGAGAAGGTGCGCACCTCGGCCCGCTCGGCGCTGCACGAGGGCATGGGGCCGCTCGAGATCGAGCGCGCGGCGCTGGCGGCGTTCCTGCACTTCGCCGCAGAGCACAAGGAAATCTACCGCATCATCGACGAGGCCGAATTCGTCGATCCGGCCAGCTATCGCGCGCATTACGAGACCATCGCCCAGCGCATCGCCGATCGCCTGCGTGCCGGGGCGGAGCAGGGCGCGTTCCGCGAGGGGCTGGGCGAGCTCGAGGCCTGGGCGATGATGGGCATGAACGTCTTCGTCGGACTGCGCTATGTCGTGTGGGGCGAGGGCGACGCGGCCGGCGACATGAGCCCGGAAGAGGTCGCCGCCGGGGTCAACCGCCTGCTGGCCGAGGGCCTGCTGCGCCGCTGA